The Malus domestica chromosome 13, GDT2T_hap1 genome includes a window with the following:
- the LOC103407130 gene encoding uncharacterized protein isoform X4 gives MTRSSQPVREHISDFDGDFERTLRRKKKLQESNPPSPEPELEEQEVEVEEKATTQVGGEEQGIAMDNRTLKELAASGLDNAAPLCIQYPMAAQGKTEEFELKSSLLHHIPKFHGLSMEDPNKHLKEFEVVCSSMTPVTVDGSILKMKAFPFSLMDKAKDWLYELAPGTVTSWESMKRAFLEKFFPTSRIILLRKKISGIQQSQGESFPSYYERFKSLVASCPHHQMNEELLLQYFYEGLLPLERQMLDAFAGGALVDKTPRDAKTLIANRALNAQQYEGVGQRDTPRPHHVNEVSSISELQSQMANLTSMLSQLVEGPKTQGTTICGVCSIQGHQSDQCPQLIENGGWESANDIGYGNQNQPRNDPFSNTYNPGWRDHPNFRWRDAPQYGQQSGFRQPPGFFPRPMAPQPPPQAQSSQTNPGTSMNDDKTYQLLTTMAQGMQNQAKEVNELKKQMGQMAEFLGQFRENGKLPSTTVVNPKGGFESAKAITLRSGKEVRNKEDKKIQLKEDENTYPTARVPLPMPQPSKTSHPSTSGKNVPNVVISNTNLPNVPFPRRFAQSKKEESEKDILDTFRKVQVNIPLLDAIKQVPRYAKFLKELCTTRKRISNKEVVKVSENVSAVLQRKLPPKCKDPGSFTIPCVIGNTRFEKCMLDLGASINVMPYSIYASMNLGELKQDGVIIQLADRSNAYPKGVLEDVLVQVNHLIFPADFYVLEMEDSSHAPSLLILLGRPFMKTARTKIDVFMGTLTMEFDGDIIRFNLSETIKYPMEDHSCFAIDIVDSLAQVHLDRMNDDALEIALVHGIGARNKCGGIQATHGMESDHIAVLPCGEVFEMVAALESLPSHSGKSSLSILDSVLANKLLPSIVQPPTLELKPLPSHLKYVFLGEDQTLPVIISSSLTAQEEDKLIRVLKEHKSAIGWTLADIKGISPTTCMHHILLEEGAKPSREAQRRLNPPMLEVVKKEVIKLLDCGVIYPISDSRWVSPVQVVPKKSGITVVKNEEQELVPTRMVTGWRVCIDYRKLNAMTRNDHFPLPFLDQMLERLAGYKFYCFLDGYSGYNQIVIAPEDQEKTTFTCPFGTFAYRRMPFDLCNAPATFQRCMAERRRRLGLPPEDPSTVKSAAPVVEEKKSSLPIRPATKAEQMRECLRSLKQNHKEDDAKVKRAFQTLLTFVGNVAKNPNEEKFRKITLTNLFFQERVGSLKGGVEFLELGEFERMEGGEFLLLPREKVDMAVLNSAGSELDSAIKNPFFGVL, from the exons atgacccgtagctcacaacctgttcgtgagcatatctccgactttgacggtgattttgagagaactttgagaaggaaaaagaaattgcaagagtctaatcctcctagtcctgagcctgaattagaagagcaagaagttgaggttgaagagaaggccacgacaCAAGtaggtggagaagagcaaggtatagccatggacaaccgtacgctcaaggagcttgccgcctcgggtttggataatgccgcaccattgtgtatccaatatcccatggctgctcaaggtaaaaccgaagagttcgaattaaagtcaagtttgctccaccacattccaaagttccatggactgtccatggaggatccgaacaaacatttgaaagaatttgaagtggtgtgctcaagtatgactccggttaccgttgacggaagtattttaaagatgaaggcttttccattctctttaatggacaaagccaaggattggttatacgagttggctcccggtacagttacatcttgggagagtatgaagagggcgtttctggagaagtttttcccaacttctcgcatcattcttcttcgtaaaaaaataagtggaattcagcaaagccaaggtgaatctttcccatcttattatgaacgatttaaatcacttgttgcttcttgtccacatcatcagatgaatgaggagctacttcttcaatacttttacgaaggtcttttaccacttgaacggcaaatgttggatgctttcgcgggaggagctctagtggataagacacctagggatgccaaaaccctcattgcgaatcgagcactcaatgcacaacaatatgaaggtgttgggcaaagagacaccccacggccacatcatgtcaatgaggtaagttctatttctgagttacaatcccaaatggctaaccttacgtctatgttatcgcagttggttgaaggccccaaaacgcaaggaactacaatctgtggtgtatgctccattcaaggacaccaatctgatcaatgccctcaattaattgagaatggaggatgggaatcggccaatgatataggttatgggaatcaaaaccaaccaaggaatgatcctttctccaatacatacaacccgggatggcgtgaccaccccaatttcagatggagagatgcaccacaatatggccaacaaagtggattccgacaacccccgggtttctttccaaggccaatggcaccacaaccacctcctcaggcacaatcttcccaaaccaacccaggtacgtctatgaatgatgataaaacatatcagttactaaccaccatggcgcagggaatgcagaaccaagcaaaggaggttaatgagctgaagaagcaaatgggccaaatggccgaatttttggggcaattccgtgaaaatggtaagttaccaagcactacggtggtcaatccaaagggtggcttcgaatctgcaaaggctatcacattacgaagtggaaaagaggtgagaaacaaggaagataaGAAGATACAACTcaaggaagatgagaacacctaccccacggcaagggtaccattacccatgccgcagccatctaagacatcccatccgtccacctcaggtaagaatgttccaaatgttgtgatttcgaacactaatctgcccaatgttccTTTCCCTCGCAGATTTGCACAatcgaagaaagaagaaagcgaaAAGGACATTTTGGATACCTTTCGAAAAGTCCAAGTGAACATTCCTTTACTTGATGCTATTAAGCAAGTGCCCAGGTAcgcaaagtttttaaaagaattatgcacaactaggaaaagaatttcaaacaaagaagttgtgaaggtaagtgaaaatgtatcCGCGGTTTTGCAACGGAAGTTACCTCCAAAGTGTAAGGATCCAGGGAGCTTTACTATCCCATGTGTAATTggaaacactagatttgaaaaatgcatgttagatttaggtgcttctattaatgttatgccatattccatttatgcatcaatgAATCTTGGTGAGTTAAAACAGGATGGCGTGATaattcaattggccgatcgttctaacgcttatcccaagggagtccttgaggatgttttagtgcaggtcaatcatcttatctttcctgcagatttttatgtcttagaaatggaggattcaagccatgctccatcattgcTAATCTTGTtaggccgaccattcatgaaaacagcgagAACAAAAATAGATGTGTTTATGGGAACATTAACCATGGAGTTTGATGGAGACATTATtcgttttaatctttctgaaaccattaaatatccaatggaggaccattcttgtttcgctattgacattgttgattctttggcacaggtacatttggatcgaatgaacgacgatgcacttgaaataGCCTTAGTGCACGGCATAGGAGCaagaaacaagtgtgggggaatccaAGCAACCCACGGCATGGAATCTGACCATATTGCCGTGCTCCCTTGTGGTGAAGTGTTTGAAATGGTCGCGGCCCTCGAGTCATTGCCATCACATTCTGGTAAGTCTTCACTCTCAATTTTAGATTCGGTTTTGGCTAACAAGTTACTTCCATCcattgtgcagccacctacacttgagttgaagccattacctagtcacttgaagtatgttttcttgggagaagatCAAACACTACCCGTCATCATATCTAGCTCACTCAcggcccaagaagaagacaagttgATAAGGGTGTTAAAGGAGCACAAATCTGCCATTGGATGGACCTTGGCGGATATCAAAGGCATTAGTCCCACCACGTGCATGCATCACATCCTTTTGGAGGAAGGAGCTAAGCCATCTCGGGAGGCTCAACGTCGCCTTAATCCACCCATGTTGGAAGTAGTAAAGAAGGAGGTTATAAAATTGCTTGACTGTGGTGTTATATACCCTatttctgatagtcgttgggtgtctCCCGTGCAggttgttccaaagaagtccgggatcacggtggtgaagaatgaagaacaagaGCTTGTACCCACTCGTATGGTGACCGGTTGgcgtgtttgtattgattacaggAAGTTAAATGCCATGACAAGGAATGATCACTTTCCGTTGCCATTCCTGgaccaaatgttagaaaggttagccggttataaattttattgctttcttgatggatattccggatataaccaaattgtgatagctccggaggaccaagaaaagacaacgtTCACGTGCCCCTTTGGCACCTTTGCATACAGACGCATGCCATTTGATTTGTGCAATGCCCCTGCGACATTTCAACGATGCATG gcagagaggaggaggagactTGGGTTGCCACCAGAAGATCCTTCAACTGTAAAGTCTGCTGCACCTGTTGTGGAGGAGAAAAAG AGCTCATTACCCATAAGGCCTGCCACAAAAGCAGAGCAAATGAGAGAATGTTTGCGATCTCTCAAGCAGAATCACAAG GAGGACGATGCAAAAGTGAAGAGAGCATTCCAGACTCTCTTAACTTTTGTAGGGAATGTTGCCAAAAATCCTAATGAGGAGAAGTTTAGAAAGATAACACTCACTAACCTGTTTTTCCAG GAAAGGGTTGGTTCACTAAAAGGCGGCGTCGAGTTTCTTGAATTGGGCGAGTTTGAGAGAATGGAAGGGGGAGAGTTCTTGCTTCTTCCTAGGGAGAAGGTTGACATGGCAGTGCTGAACTCAGCTGGATCGGAGCTCGACTCTGCAATCAAGAATCCCTTTTTCGGTGTTCTTTAA
- the LOC103407130 gene encoding uncharacterized protein isoform X1: MTRSSQPVREHISDFDGDFERTLRRKKKLQESNPPSPEPELEEQEVEVEEKATTQVGGEEQGIAMDNRTLKELAASGLDNAAPLCIQYPMAAQGKTEEFELKSSLLHHIPKFHGLSMEDPNKHLKEFEVVCSSMTPVTVDGSILKMKAFPFSLMDKAKDWLYELAPGTVTSWESMKRAFLEKFFPTSRIILLRKKISGIQQSQGESFPSYYERFKSLVASCPHHQMNEELLLQYFYEGLLPLERQMLDAFAGGALVDKTPRDAKTLIANRALNAQQYEGVGQRDTPRPHHVNEVSSISELQSQMANLTSMLSQLVEGPKTQGTTICGVCSIQGHQSDQCPQLIENGGWESANDIGYGNQNQPRNDPFSNTYNPGWRDHPNFRWRDAPQYGQQSGFRQPPGFFPRPMAPQPPPQAQSSQTNPGTSMNDDKTYQLLTTMAQGMQNQAKEVNELKKQMGQMAEFLGQFRENGKLPSTTVVNPKGGFESAKAITLRSGKEVRNKEDKKIQLKEDENTYPTARVPLPMPQPSKTSHPSTSGKNVPNVVISNTNLPNVPFPRRFAQSKKEESEKDILDTFRKVQVNIPLLDAIKQVPRYAKFLKELCTTRKRISNKEVVKVSENVSAVLQRKLPPKCKDPGSFTIPCVIGNTRFEKCMLDLGASINVMPYSIYASMNLGELKQDGVIIQLADRSNAYPKGVLEDVLVQVNHLIFPADFYVLEMEDSSHAPSLLILLGRPFMKTARTKIDVFMGTLTMEFDGDIIRFNLSETIKYPMEDHSCFAIDIVDSLAQVHLDRMNDDALEIALVHGIGARNKCGGIQATHGMESDHIAVLPCGEVFEMVAALESLPSHSGKSSLSILDSVLANKLLPSIVQPPTLELKPLPSHLKYVFLGEDQTLPVIISSSLTAQEEDKLIRVLKEHKSAIGWTLADIKGISPTTCMHHILLEEGAKPSREAQRRLNPPMLEVVKKEVIKLLDCGVIYPISDSRWVSPVQVVPKKSGITVVKNEEQELVPTRMVTGWRVCIDYRKLNAMTRNDHFPLPFLDQMLERLAGYKFYCFLDGYSGYNQIVIAPEDQEKTTFTCPFGTFAYRRMPFDLCNAPATFQRCMQGIVLGHIISEEGIEVDKSKVDLVRHLPSPTLVREVRSFLGHAGFYRRFIKDFSKISQPLCRLLKKEVAFEFDDACSTAFKQLKEALTSAPIITPPDWSLPFELMCDASDYAIGAVLGQRKNKQPHVIYYASRTLNDAQLNYSTTEKELLAVVFALDKFRSYLLGTKVIIFTDHAALKYLLTKKEAKPRLIRWMLLLQEFDIEIRDKKGVENVVADHLSRMVHEEASPISETFPDEQLMSIQAERRRRLGLPPEDPSTVKSAAPVVEEKKSSLPIRPATKAEQMRECLRSLKQNHKEDDAKVKRAFQTLLTFVGNVAKNPNEEKFRKITLTNLFFQERVGSLKGGVEFLELGEFERMEGGEFLLLPREKVDMAVLNSAGSELDSAIKNPFFGVL, translated from the exons atgacccgtagctcacaacctgttcgtgagcatatctccgactttgacggtgattttgagagaactttgagaaggaaaaagaaattgcaagagtctaatcctcctagtcctgagcctgaattagaagagcaagaagttgaggttgaagagaaggccacgacaCAAGtaggtggagaagagcaaggtatagccatggacaaccgtacgctcaaggagcttgccgcctcgggtttggataatgccgcaccattgtgtatccaatatcccatggctgctcaaggtaaaaccgaagagttcgaattaaagtcaagtttgctccaccacattccaaagttccatggactgtccatggaggatccgaacaaacatttgaaagaatttgaagtggtgtgctcaagtatgactccggttaccgttgacggaagtattttaaagatgaaggcttttccattctctttaatggacaaagccaaggattggttatacgagttggctcccggtacagttacatcttgggagagtatgaagagggcgtttctggagaagtttttcccaacttctcgcatcattcttcttcgtaaaaaaataagtggaattcagcaaagccaaggtgaatctttcccatcttattatgaacgatttaaatcacttgttgcttcttgtccacatcatcagatgaatgaggagctacttcttcaatacttttacgaaggtcttttaccacttgaacggcaaatgttggatgctttcgcgggaggagctctagtggataagacacctagggatgccaaaaccctcattgcgaatcgagcactcaatgcacaacaatatgaaggtgttgggcaaagagacaccccacggccacatcatgtcaatgaggtaagttctatttctgagttacaatcccaaatggctaaccttacgtctatgttatcgcagttggttgaaggccccaaaacgcaaggaactacaatctgtggtgtatgctccattcaaggacaccaatctgatcaatgccctcaattaattgagaatggaggatgggaatcggccaatgatataggttatgggaatcaaaaccaaccaaggaatgatcctttctccaatacatacaacccgggatggcgtgaccaccccaatttcagatggagagatgcaccacaatatggccaacaaagtggattccgacaacccccgggtttctttccaaggccaatggcaccacaaccacctcctcaggcacaatcttcccaaaccaacccaggtacgtctatgaatgatgataaaacatatcagttactaaccaccatggcgcagggaatgcagaaccaagcaaaggaggttaatgagctgaagaagcaaatgggccaaatggccgaatttttggggcaattccgtgaaaatggtaagttaccaagcactacggtggtcaatccaaagggtggcttcgaatctgcaaaggctatcacattacgaagtggaaaagaggtgagaaacaaggaagataaGAAGATACAACTcaaggaagatgagaacacctaccccacggcaagggtaccattacccatgccgcagccatctaagacatcccatccgtccacctcaggtaagaatgttccaaatgttgtgatttcgaacactaatctgcccaatgttccTTTCCCTCGCAGATTTGCACAatcgaagaaagaagaaagcgaaAAGGACATTTTGGATACCTTTCGAAAAGTCCAAGTGAACATTCCTTTACTTGATGCTATTAAGCAAGTGCCCAGGTAcgcaaagtttttaaaagaattatgcacaactaggaaaagaatttcaaacaaagaagttgtgaaggtaagtgaaaatgtatcCGCGGTTTTGCAACGGAAGTTACCTCCAAAGTGTAAGGATCCAGGGAGCTTTACTATCCCATGTGTAATTggaaacactagatttgaaaaatgcatgttagatttaggtgcttctattaatgttatgccatattccatttatgcatcaatgAATCTTGGTGAGTTAAAACAGGATGGCGTGATaattcaattggccgatcgttctaacgcttatcccaagggagtccttgaggatgttttagtgcaggtcaatcatcttatctttcctgcagatttttatgtcttagaaatggaggattcaagccatgctccatcattgcTAATCTTGTtaggccgaccattcatgaaaacagcgagAACAAAAATAGATGTGTTTATGGGAACATTAACCATGGAGTTTGATGGAGACATTATtcgttttaatctttctgaaaccattaaatatccaatggaggaccattcttgtttcgctattgacattgttgattctttggcacaggtacatttggatcgaatgaacgacgatgcacttgaaataGCCTTAGTGCACGGCATAGGAGCaagaaacaagtgtgggggaatccaAGCAACCCACGGCATGGAATCTGACCATATTGCCGTGCTCCCTTGTGGTGAAGTGTTTGAAATGGTCGCGGCCCTCGAGTCATTGCCATCACATTCTGGTAAGTCTTCACTCTCAATTTTAGATTCGGTTTTGGCTAACAAGTTACTTCCATCcattgtgcagccacctacacttgagttgaagccattacctagtcacttgaagtatgttttcttgggagaagatCAAACACTACCCGTCATCATATCTAGCTCACTCAcggcccaagaagaagacaagttgATAAGGGTGTTAAAGGAGCACAAATCTGCCATTGGATGGACCTTGGCGGATATCAAAGGCATTAGTCCCACCACGTGCATGCATCACATCCTTTTGGAGGAAGGAGCTAAGCCATCTCGGGAGGCTCAACGTCGCCTTAATCCACCCATGTTGGAAGTAGTAAAGAAGGAGGTTATAAAATTGCTTGACTGTGGTGTTATATACCCTatttctgatagtcgttgggtgtctCCCGTGCAggttgttccaaagaagtccgggatcacggtggtgaagaatgaagaacaagaGCTTGTACCCACTCGTATGGTGACCGGTTGgcgtgtttgtattgattacaggAAGTTAAATGCCATGACAAGGAATGATCACTTTCCGTTGCCATTCCTGgaccaaatgttagaaaggttagccggttataaattttattgctttcttgatggatattccggatataaccaaattgtgatagctccggaggaccaagaaaagacaacgtTCACGTGCCCCTTTGGCACCTTTGCATACAGACGCATGCCATTTGATTTGTGCAATGCCCCTGCGACATTTCAACGATGCATG caaggtattgttctaggacatattatttctgaagaaggcattgaagtggataaatctaaggtagaccttgttcgtcacttaccctctccaactttggttagagaggttcgttcgtttcttggtcacgcaggtttttataggcgtttcataaaggatttctccaagatttCACAACCACTATGCCGATTGCttaaaaaagaggtggcttTCGAGTTTGATGATGCATGCTCCACGGCATTCAAGCAATTAAAAGAAGCTCTTACTTCGGCTCCCATTATCACAcctccagattggagccttccattcgagttgatgtgcgatgcttcGGATTATgcgattggtgctgttttggggcaacgaaagaacaaacaacctcatgttatttattatgcctcTAGGAcattaaatgatgctcaattaaattactccaccactgaaaaagaattacttgctgtggtatttgcattagataagttccgatcatacttacttggtactaaagttattatttttactgatcatgcagctctcaagtatttactcacaaaaaaagaggccaagcctagactaattcgatggatgttgcttctacaagagtttgacattgagATTCGGGATAAGAAGGGCGTGGAGAATGTGGTAGCTGACCATCTAAGTCGAATGGTGCATGAGGAAGCATCGCCAATTTCTGAAACCTTCCCCGATGAGCAACTAATGTCTAtccag gcagagaggaggaggagactTGGGTTGCCACCAGAAGATCCTTCAACTGTAAAGTCTGCTGCACCTGTTGTGGAGGAGAAAAAG AGCTCATTACCCATAAGGCCTGCCACAAAAGCAGAGCAAATGAGAGAATGTTTGCGATCTCTCAAGCAGAATCACAAG GAGGACGATGCAAAAGTGAAGAGAGCATTCCAGACTCTCTTAACTTTTGTAGGGAATGTTGCCAAAAATCCTAATGAGGAGAAGTTTAGAAAGATAACACTCACTAACCTGTTTTTCCAG GAAAGGGTTGGTTCACTAAAAGGCGGCGTCGAGTTTCTTGAATTGGGCGAGTTTGAGAGAATGGAAGGGGGAGAGTTCTTGCTTCTTCCTAGGGAGAAGGTTGACATGGCAGTGCTGAACTCAGCTGGATCGGAGCTCGACTCTGCAATCAAGAATCCCTTTTTCGGTGTTCTTTAA